One genomic window of Caballeronia sp. SBC1 includes the following:
- a CDS encoding pyridoxamine 5'-phosphate oxidase family protein translates to MSALAPAPVAAPPSGWRAVESPFHAGELAAQERAGVRERMDVDARRGIRDYMPEQHRRFFAEQPFMVLGGVDRTGQPWATLRVGAPGFISTPDERTLRIAGRTLAGDPLASTWQVGSVMGGLGIQPATRRRNRVNGVITAIDDQAITIAVSQSFGNCAKYIQSRTPVEFDAGEMSSEPPLVSDHLNEADRELLAKADTFFVASANTSSEAGMGRGADVSHRGGKPGFIRIDGDHTLTTPDFSGNLFFNTIGNLMHDPRAGLLVIDFDSGDLLYLAVDAEVIWEGPELDSFDGAERLIRWHVREVRRTQRALAMRWSGVQYAPQLVKTGSWKEPEVTPTAANAWRKLKVFNVRDEAPGVRSFYFQTADGSTLAPYEPGQFLPIRLHVPGLAAPLIRTYTLSDTHRGTLYRITVKREGAASTWLHENVKAGMEIEAKVPGGTFVLDRKSDRAVVLLSAGIGITPMIAMLNSLLADKSGRAQPEQIHFIHGARRSEEHPFADELKAAEQAYSHLSVYLRDSQADGVHGTKSSAGRVDIAYLKSVLPFGDYDFYLCGPGAFMQDMYSGLRSLNIADDRIRFEAFGPASVNRTGSATPALTVAKPVVPRDPERSSKVVFMRTHRDGQWSPEDGSLLDFAEANGVSVASNCRSGVCGTCATRVVSGEVTYPVPCEGEIPAGHALICSAIPARMGSGDDSSVVLDL, encoded by the coding sequence ATGTCCGCTCTTGCACCCGCTCCTGTTGCCGCGCCGCCCTCGGGCTGGCGTGCTGTGGAATCGCCCTTTCATGCTGGTGAACTCGCCGCGCAGGAACGTGCAGGAGTGCGCGAGCGGATGGACGTTGATGCGCGTCGCGGAATTCGCGACTACATGCCTGAGCAACATCGACGGTTCTTTGCGGAACAGCCGTTCATGGTGCTCGGCGGAGTCGATAGAACGGGGCAGCCGTGGGCCACGCTGCGGGTCGGCGCGCCGGGTTTTATCTCGACGCCGGATGAACGCACATTGCGGATAGCCGGGCGCACTCTGGCAGGCGATCCGCTTGCGAGTACGTGGCAGGTCGGATCGGTCATGGGCGGACTCGGCATTCAGCCCGCTACTCGCCGGCGCAATCGTGTGAACGGTGTCATTACCGCCATCGACGATCAAGCCATCACCATTGCGGTAAGCCAGAGCTTCGGCAATTGCGCCAAGTACATCCAGAGCCGTACGCCTGTTGAATTTGATGCGGGAGAAATGTCATCGGAGCCGCCGCTTGTTTCAGATCATCTGAACGAGGCTGACCGAGAGCTGCTTGCTAAGGCGGATACGTTCTTCGTCGCCAGCGCGAACACATCGAGCGAAGCAGGCATGGGACGTGGTGCCGATGTGTCGCATCGCGGCGGCAAGCCGGGCTTTATTCGCATCGACGGCGACCATACGCTGACCACGCCTGATTTCAGCGGTAATCTGTTCTTCAATACCATCGGCAACCTGATGCACGATCCGCGCGCCGGGTTGCTTGTGATCGACTTCGACAGCGGCGATCTGCTGTATCTGGCCGTGGATGCCGAGGTCATTTGGGAAGGCCCAGAACTCGATTCATTCGATGGTGCCGAGCGCTTGATTCGCTGGCATGTCCGTGAGGTGCGTCGTACTCAACGCGCGTTGGCCATGCGCTGGTCGGGTGTGCAATACGCACCGCAACTTGTGAAGACCGGGAGCTGGAAAGAGCCGGAAGTTACGCCCACCGCCGCGAACGCCTGGCGCAAATTAAAGGTCTTCAACGTTCGCGATGAGGCTCCCGGCGTGCGGTCGTTTTATTTTCAAACGGCCGATGGATCAACGCTTGCGCCATACGAACCCGGCCAGTTCCTGCCAATCCGGTTGCACGTTCCTGGGCTCGCAGCACCGTTGATCAGAACCTATACTCTCTCCGATACCCACCGAGGCACGCTTTATCGGATCACGGTGAAGCGTGAGGGCGCGGCGTCGACGTGGCTGCATGAGAACGTGAAGGCAGGAATGGAGATCGAGGCCAAAGTGCCGGGTGGCACTTTCGTACTTGACCGCAAGAGTGACCGCGCGGTGGTCTTGCTGTCTGCCGGCATTGGCATTACGCCGATGATCGCCATGCTGAACAGTTTGCTCGCCGACAAGAGCGGGCGGGCGCAGCCCGAGCAGATTCATTTTATCCACGGTGCTCGCCGGTCTGAAGAACACCCGTTCGCTGACGAACTCAAGGCCGCTGAGCAAGCGTATTCGCATCTCTCTGTGTATCTGCGAGACAGCCAGGCTGATGGCGTTCATGGAACGAAGTCATCCGCCGGACGGGTTGATATTGCGTATCTCAAGAGCGTGTTGCCGTTTGGCGATTACGATTTTTACCTCTGCGGCCCCGGCGCGTTCATGCAGGACATGTACAGCGGCTTGCGTTCGCTCAACATTGCCGACGACCGGATTCGTTTTGAAGCGTTCGGACCAGCAAGTGTCAACCGAACGGGAAGCGCTACGCCGGCACTGACTGTAGCGAAACCGGTTGTGCCTCGTGACCCCGAGCGGTCATCGAAGGTAGTCTTCATGCGTACGCATCGCGACGGGCAGTGGTCACCCGAAGACGGAAGTCTGCTGGATTTTGCAGAGGCGAACGGGGTGTCGGTTGCGTCGAATTGCCGGTCCGGAGTGTGTGGCACGTGCGCCACGCGCGTGGTGTCGGGGGAGGTGACATATCCCGTGCCATGCGAGGGAGAGATCCCGGCGGGACACGCGCTGATATGCAGCGCAATACCCGCAAGGATGGGTTCGGGCGATGACTCGTCCGTCGTACTGGACCTGTGA
- a CDS encoding glutathione S-transferase family protein, with the protein MTTCAKPLQPIRLHTTLLSGHGHRAKLFLTLLDLPFTTIELNMKAGDNRKPAHLALNPFGEVPVIEDGDIVVTDSNAILVYLARKYGDPSWLPEDPVGAAAVQRWLSLAAGKIAYGPCAARLVTVFGAPKDYATAKKMAEDLFAIIDPEFRDKPFAVGQTPTIADIAAYSYIAHAPEGGISLEPYPHLRAWIKRVEALPRFVPMPVTKAGLLAETT; encoded by the coding sequence ATGACCACGTGCGCCAAGCCACTCCAACCCATACGCCTCCATACCACCCTGCTGTCAGGACACGGGCATCGGGCGAAGCTTTTCCTGACCCTGCTCGATTTGCCTTTCACCACGATCGAACTCAACATGAAAGCGGGCGATAACCGCAAGCCCGCGCATCTGGCACTCAATCCGTTCGGCGAAGTACCGGTGATCGAAGACGGCGATATTGTCGTGACCGATTCCAATGCGATCCTTGTCTATCTCGCGCGTAAATACGGCGACCCGTCGTGGCTGCCGGAAGATCCCGTCGGCGCGGCGGCGGTGCAACGCTGGTTGTCGCTGGCAGCGGGAAAGATTGCGTATGGCCCCTGTGCCGCGCGTCTGGTCACAGTGTTTGGCGCGCCGAAGGACTACGCGACAGCCAAGAAGATGGCGGAAGACCTCTTCGCGATTATCGATCCCGAGTTTCGCGACAAGCCTTTCGCGGTTGGGCAAACGCCGACCATAGCGGACATTGCCGCCTATTCGTACATTGCGCATGCGCCCGAAGGCGGCATCTCGCTCGAACCGTATCCGCATTTGCGCGCATGGATCAAGCGCGTCGAGGCGCTCCCGCGTTTCGTGCCAATGCCCGTGACCAAGGCCGGTTTGCTCGCCGAGACCACGTAA
- a CDS encoding LysR family transcriptional regulator, giving the protein MTSLSAVNLNRLVVFAAVVEAGSLTAAADRLGIAKTMVSTHMQRLEAEVGATLLIRTTRRVSVTEAGRTFYEASRQILSATEEAIFALAQESGMLRGTLRVATPIDYGASVVAPMLVTLQQRHPELKIELVSADRQVDLVAEAVDVAIRLGRLADSSHRAVKIGGFVKWIVASPRFVARWGKPTTLEAVAKLPFVGMSALQKPLVAPLESTRGGKRTVRFSSGFLADTAPTCRAATLAGGGVAYLTNFSIGEDVAAGRLVRLLPAWSSPPAGIHAIFPSARYPVPKVRVFIDALKAHLEANGA; this is encoded by the coding sequence ATGACTAGCCTGAGCGCTGTTAACCTTAACCGGCTAGTGGTTTTTGCGGCGGTAGTCGAGGCGGGTTCGCTGACGGCCGCCGCCGACCGTCTTGGGATCGCGAAGACCATGGTCAGCACGCACATGCAGCGTCTTGAGGCCGAGGTCGGGGCAACCCTGCTCATACGCACCACGCGCCGGGTCAGCGTGACGGAGGCGGGCAGGACGTTCTACGAAGCGAGCCGGCAGATCCTGAGCGCGACCGAAGAGGCAATTTTTGCATTGGCGCAGGAGTCGGGCATGCTGCGAGGAACGCTGCGCGTTGCTACGCCCATCGACTATGGGGCGAGTGTGGTGGCGCCCATGCTCGTCACGTTGCAGCAACGTCATCCGGAACTCAAGATTGAACTCGTGTCGGCTGATCGTCAGGTGGATCTGGTCGCGGAAGCGGTCGATGTCGCAATCCGGCTCGGGCGGCTGGCGGACTCGAGTCATCGCGCGGTGAAGATTGGCGGCTTCGTCAAATGGATCGTCGCGAGTCCCAGGTTTGTCGCGCGCTGGGGCAAGCCGACTACGCTTGAGGCGGTTGCGAAATTGCCGTTCGTCGGCATGTCCGCTTTACAGAAACCACTGGTTGCACCGCTTGAAAGCACGCGTGGCGGGAAGCGGACCGTGCGCTTTAGTTCGGGTTTCCTCGCTGACACGGCGCCTACTTGTCGCGCAGCAACATTGGCTGGCGGCGGCGTGGCCTACTTGACGAATTTCTCGATCGGGGAAGATGTTGCAGCGGGACGGCTAGTGCGCTTGCTGCCGGCGTGGTCATCGCCGCCCGCGGGCATTCACGCCATTTTCCCTTCGGCGCGTTATCCGGTGCCGAAGGTGCGTGTGTTTATCGATGCGCTGAAGGCTCATCTGGAAGCGAATGGCGCATAA